The sequence CCAAACCTACACAGAATatagttgccatgttctcagaacataataTATGTTTCATGGGAATGTGTCCAAAACGTTtgtgtcccccccaaaaaaatcattaCACATCatgttactgttgccaagccaatcaaggccctgataggtgaaccactgatccattcacagctctttgtctgttggcaaggttagggatactcacacacacagtgcttttaagaCAGTGTTTTTTCaatttacatatttgacacactttgacatacatgattacattgtgcttgttcaattaatcagtaattattattcaacatgacCTCACCTGGGATTTGGACTCACAACCTCTCGGTTCATGATATTCTGATATTCATGTTACGCCAACATGTCTGTGTAAGGTATCAGtaattaatctgactattctctcattgattttatttacttatttcagcaatttaatggctttctgtatagttgtccaatgttggtggggcaaattaacctgttttaatgatagtcctgaatcactatgatcaataaaatatacagagcaaaaatataaacgcaacatgcaacaatttcaaagattttactgagttacagttcatataaggaaatcagtcaattgaaagaaattcattaggccctaatcaatggatttcacatgactgggcaggggtgcagccatggttgggcataggcccacccactggggagccagacccagcGAATCAGAATTAGTTTCCCCCCACAAAatagctttattacagacataaatactaaTCAgcaccctcacccctcctcagacgatcctgcaggtgaagaagccggatgtggaggtcctgggctggcgtggttacacgtggtctgcggttgtgaggccggttggacgtactgccaaattctctaaaactacgcttatgatagagaaatgaacattaaattatctggcaacagctctgatggacattcttgcagtcagcatgccaattgcacgccccctcacaacttgagacatctgtggcattgtgttgtgtgaaacaactgcacattttaaagtggccttttattgtccacagcgcaaggtgcacctgtgtaatgatcatgctgtttaatcagcttcttgatttgtcacacctgtcaggtggatggattatcttggcaaaggagaaatgctcactaacagggatgtaaacaaatgagtgcacaacatttgagagaaataagctttttgtgcgtatggaacatttctgtttattttttctccagctcatgaaacatggaaccatcactttatatgttgcatttatatttttgttcagtgaattttcttgagtgtacttttaacagagctgagatttacttcaaagtgcattcactctattgcttacacctatcaagttgtttcagatctacacaagtgcctagggaggaggggttagggtttcttctggacagggcctaactatactggTCCAATAAGcacatactgtagagatatccCTTATTGGGACAGTGGTTAGGTTGTTTGTCATTGGTGCTAGTGGCCTGGGTTCGAGACCCGCTAGAGCAGTTATCCTACTGTCCCATTCTTAGCAATATGTGTTAAtgtcattatttggcaacagttacACACTTGTCTGATTTCATTAAAATGAGTTTCTCATTGAAAgacgggtaacattacaaaaacgttcTCTCTCCATAGAATAGTTAGCTGGGATGACCCTCCAAGTCAGATCAGATAACATTTTGTTACCCACATTGTGAAGTTTCACCACTGACCTTTTCAACCAAAAGATGACAACAAATCTGTTTTTGACAATTACAACCTTATCAATATGGATAATGTAGCTAGTCTGACCATATTGTCAATGTTAAGCAAGCTATCTAACTGTATTATTAGCAATGTTAGCAAGCTTTATCAAGCTAGCTAAAATCTTATTGGTTGAAGAATTGTTCCGACCAAAAAGCACATGAATGAAGGGAAGTTGTATTTCCAACATCACAACTGTGAAATAGGAAGTTCCGACTAGCACCTGAACGTGGCACTAGTCCCTGTGACTGTCCCATCTTTTTCCTCTTATGTAACAACAACGCctctaaacatgttttcacactCACTAGAGTGACAAGACGTTGACAatgaagacagacagaccagctaAAGCCTTAAGAGCAAGAAGCGTGTGTGCTTGTTTAGATACTGCTTGGTGGTAATGGTTGTTGTTAAAATGCAGTTAGAGAGCTCACTGAAATGGGTGTTGCTGAAATGTCTAACTGCATTTCAACAACAACCATTTCAACCACCCAGGTGCTATTCGGCTGGCTTTTAAAACACTGTTGTGGATAACAAGTTATCTCAGACAACTGTCTCAATGTTTTCTCCTACCAGTGATcctatactgaactatacttgCCCCAAGCCTAAAAGAAAATGGCCTCAATTGGTTTAAATCACAACTTCAGAAGATGGCCCTGGCAACTCCagacatttctttgggggccctAGGGAGCCGCCTATACAAAACAAATCAATGGGAAACAGATGAGAGGCCGACTTGGTGAAAGTGAAAGCAGATGTGGCTAAGTGGATTTCTCCCACCTATACAGAAGGAAGGTACTATATGACCCACCTCTGACCCTACCTAGCCTCCAATTAGTTGTATAAATTGTTTGTTGTTCGGAAGAGGCAGGTTCTAATCTGGGTATATCTCATTGGACAGGTGTATTTGCTCCCACTCACACTACAATAGCATCAGTCCCCTGGCACCTGTCTTTTGTTGCTAACTGGCTAAATGAGGGTTAGCGACTCGGCGCATGTAGacagggcagtgtgtgtgtgtgtgcatgtgtgtgtgtgcatgtgtgtgtgtgtgtggagcattGTTTCTGCTATTTTCTGCTAGGAAGCGCTTTGCCtctttgtgtgtgtattgttaggtatcATAACAATAGGATTTGAAAGATAAACAGGATTTGTGAgatcatgtttgtgtgtgtgaccctgtgaGGTATAGACATCCTACCTGCAATACCCAGGAGTGTTTAATTCTATCCCTGCACTGTTTGTTAGCAATATAttctttgttttgtgtgtgtgtgctcacacaCAGGCATGTGTGAGAGACAGCCAGCCAGGCAAATGTGAATGGAAGTGGATAGATGTGCTAGCCTGTCACGCTAATGTGTTAGCTTTGCATGGCAGCAGGTGAGCAGATGAACAAAAGCAGTGAGTGTTAACAATGAGTGAGGTCGAAAATTAATTAATGAGGATAGCTCCCCTGtcctgctctcgctctctctcgttgtctctttcactctctccccccCTATCCCTCTCATAGCTCATTAGCCAGAGAGGCAGCTGTGGGCTGGGTGTAGCTGATAGGGCGGGGACTAGTGGAGTTGAGGAATAgagtagaggaggaagaggaggagtagtgACGTGAAGAccgaggaaaggaggaggaatcGCGGAAGAGAATTCAGAGTGGAGGAGTAGCAGAgaagtagagaggagaagagtggaggagtggagaggaggagggagactaagtaaagacagagatgagaggagaggagaagtcaAGCAGAGAGACTAGGGGTTGGGAAGTGAAGGAGACAGACACAAGGAGGGGAGGCTAGAGTGGCCAGCCACTCCACTGGAGCCCGAGCTAGTCGCCTGCTTGCTGACAGAAACAGTGGCAGTAATTAACCATACACTTATCCCCACGCTCGCTCAATGACCAAACACTTGCCCCCTGTCTctttcactcacactcacactctctctctctctctctctctctctctctctctctctctctctctctctctctctctctctctctctctctctctctctctctctctctctctctctctctctctctctctctctctctctctctctctctctctctctctctctctctctctctctctctctctctctctcacacacacaaccacacagtaTAGACTGTAGATCTCCACCTCCATGCTCTGTTGCATTTCTCTCAGATTGAAATGGAgtcccactctggtattggcacaacAGGCTCTCATTAATTCATGAGGAGATTTTATGACCTCTATCAGATGTTGGCTTCTTGAAAGCCTGCccagatgagatgagagagaaggaCACCTAGCTTGGGTTCATGCTCAAGTCTAAAAGTGAGTGAGAGTAGGTAGAGTTAAAAGCAACAGAATGATAAATGAAACTCAAAAGCGCTATgtagtcggtgtgtgtgtgtgtgtctggttggcTTGATCTACTCCTGGTCGTGGTGCCCATTAAAAACACAGGGAACATTGAAAATCAATGGCCTAGATGCTTCTCCGCCTCATCCCCATGGGAAACGCATCCATCTCCTCCATACTCACTCACTTTCACTGATAGACCTCAGACTGTTCAGTAACCCATTCCTAGAatgctagaacacacacacacacacacacacgcacacaccacgcCAAAGAGGGTCATGCAAGGCTCCATTAATCTACCCCCTAAGCCAATTCTATCCCTCATTTATAATTCAAGATATTTGCTATGACCGCACAAGTCTATCCTCACAATAGCCAGCCATTATTGAGTGGGGAGCGACCCCATGTCTTCCATGATGTTGTCCAACTGGAAATGAAGTGTCCCTGTTTCAAAGTTCCTCTTTCCTGTGTTCAGTGTGAATTACCTCTATACTGTATGACTGTaggactacatttacattacattttacattttagtcatttagcagacgctcttatccagagcgacttacagttagtgaatacatatttttttatactggccccccgtgggaatcaaacccacaaccctggcgttgcaaacgccatgctctatcaactgagctacatccctgccggccattccctcccctaccctggacgacgctgggccaattgtgcgccgcccatgagtctcccggtcgcggccggctgcgacagagcctggattcgaaccaggatctctagtggcacagttagcactgcgatgcagtgccttagaccactgcgccactcaggagggatgtagtgactagggatgtagtggagggtatTTATTTAAAGGTGAATCATTGAGAACACATTATATTTTACAAACAGTGCTTTTACAAGCACTGTGTACTCTCAGTGTTGCAAATAGCGTTTATGCACCTACTacgctagtagtagtagtactgtaaGTAGCACTTATGTGGAGCGCCACCGTATCTTGATCGTCGTTCACCATTTACCTTTATATTTACCAGTACTTCCCAGAGTAGGGCCTTGTAACATGACGTCTTATCAGCTGTAAACTGTATCATCTGGATATTTTTAAACGTTCAATTCAATAGAACGACGGAAACTGCAATGACAGGTAAAACATTTTGTATTGCTCAAGTGCAAAATCATAATTGTGATTACCCAATAATATATAATGTCATGTTGCTCAACGATGTGTCCTCATTTAGAGCAATCCACACCCCTGACTGACTATCAGGCCTCAGCAGTGCCTGTACTTGCGGTGCCGGCTCTCTATTTACTGGCCTTTGGTGCTGTTCACTTTGGCCTGAGTGGTATTCACAGCAGCAACAGCATCAGGGTGTTCTTCAGGCGGGTCGACTGTCCATGTCCATCTCCTGAATGATCTCTGGCCTGGTGAAGCATTGGCCTGGTGAAGCATTGGAAGCATCTGTGATTTCTCCTGGCTAATGTGAATGTAAACCGGTATGGTTATTtatgcagtggcgattttagcatgtaaatcttggtggggaaaaaataaatagaaaatattTGTTGCATGCCAGCAaaaccactacacaacacaactctaaacaatacattcattggaCTATAActgtgatttccaacttgttgtgtactGTTTATGTCCAATAATGTTTTGTCTATCATTTCTGTTCATAATTGATCTTCATATTACAAGGAtcgaaaaggatttgccagtagattcatgatgatgactgctagctaagattttgaaagtatgatgttgacatgatcagtccaatcaaagctacggtagatataacgtgattttatCTGTCCAATTTAtcttctttttattttattttattattttacccccttttttgtggtatccaattgtcccttcgcctctcccgtacgcactcgggagaggcgaagttcgagagccgtgcgtcctcagGAAGCTGGAAGCCagtcgcaccaatgtgtcggagggaacagcatacacctggcgaccgtgtcagcatgcactgcgcccggcccgccacaggagtcgctagtgtgcgatgggacaagaatacccctgccggccaaaccctcccctaacctggacgacgctgggccaattgtgcgccgccccatgggtctcccggtcgcggccggctgcgacagagcctggactcaaaccaggatctctagtggcacagctagcactgcgatgcagtgccttagaccactgcgctactcgggaggcctggatgggcacttctaatgtaactctatggcagcacccaaggggcttgaattttcgagctctctcCGTAGagtttgcggtgacgtagtgtccccatgagtgacagaacactgagccaatcaaggCGCAACTAgaaaacattaccaacccctacgctccatattttccgttggctgccccaccaccacagaaagcactgagctaggctgaaacacctgcattttggagctgccttactcaagaaagcaaaaaagagaccatgtttgtatgcggctttattaactcaattattattattttatttttttgctaaacagtTGTGGAGCCCACATCattttccctctcctctttcgGCCGGTGAGGCGGTAGAGAAGCCTGCAGAACCTCTCCCTGAGGGGGGCGGTGCGGGCCACGAGCAAGGCCCAAAAGTGTCTCACTCCCCGGGTCAGAAAGCTCATAATGAGCTAGGTCATCGCAAGCACCAGCACCAGTGTAGATACTACCATGACCTGGTAGTATATGAGGAGCTGTAGGTCACGGGGGCGTTTGCCAAAGTTGTCTGAAAAAGCATGTCGGACGTGAGACCCGCCCCAGTTAAGGGACAGGGACTGCGCATCAAACATATTGCCAAATGTATCCATATAAAtaaatgaattaattaattataaTGAATTAATGAATAAAATGAAGAGCAGGTTACAGAGTTGTTGATTGTCCACTGTCAACATTCTAGAACTCTTGTAACATACTGGGTCCATATAATATTATGTTTCATGACAGTCCCACTATAAACATTCTGCTAGTTGTGATGTCATAATCGATTCTTCTATTACATCATGTTGGGTCCATATCTTGTGTATGTTTGACAGTGAACAGTAAACCCAATTCACTTTTACAAAGCACAGCTAGCCAACTAGTAGTTTGACTTGTAATTTGTACTGCCTACTTTTGAAAGACGATTTCTTTAATCAAAATGGCACAGCTCTCCCAGAAGGGTGGGCTGTGCAACATGAAGATGTTATTGTTGGCTGTTATTTTCTGTCTCCTATCGTTTGTTGCTGCAAATGTGTTGGTGTCTTCAGAGCACAAGACTTTGATGCCAGTGAAGGACCACCCTATTCTGAACAACCCTGATGCTACAAAAGAGACCAATTTTAAGTCATTGCTGGAACAACTTGCGAGTTTACGGGTGAAAGACGATTCTTCTCCAGGTAACGTGGGCCAGTTGACAAAAGGATATTCCTCAAAAAATGTCATAGACCACCCGGACTTTGATGAGTCCCTGCCCCTGAATTATGTTCCAGAGCACAAGCCATTGATGCCAGTGAAGGACcactctgttcagaacaaccctgaTGCTACAAAAGAGACCAATTTTAAGTCATTGCTGGAACAACTTGCGAGTTTACGGGTGAAAGACGATTCTTCTCCAGGTAACGTGGGCCAGTTGACAAAAGGATATTCCTCAAAAAATGTCATAGACCACCCGGACTTTGATGAGTCCCTGCCCCTGAATTATGTTCCAGAGCACAAGCCATTGATGCCAGTGAAGGACcactctgttcagaacaaccctgaTGCTACAAAAGAGACCAATTTTAAGTCATTGCTGGAACAACTTGCGAGTTTACGGGTGAAAGACGATTCTTCTCCAGGTAACGTGGGCCTGTTGACAAAAGGATATTCCTCAAAAATGTCATAGACCACCCGGACTTTGATGAGTCCCTGCCCCTGAATTATGTTCCAGAGCACAAGCCATTGATGCCAGTGAAGGACcactctgttcagaacaaccctgaTGCTACAAAAGAGACCAATTTTAAGTCATTGCTGGAACAACTTGCGAGTTTACGGGTGAAAGACGATTCTTCTCCAGGTAACGTGGGCCAGTTGACAAAAGGATATTCCTCAAAAAATGTCATAGACCACCCGGACTTTGATGAGTCCCTGCCCCTGAATTATGTTCCAGAGCACAAGCCATTGATGCCAGTGAAGGACcactctgttcagaacaaccctgaTGCTACAAAAGAGACCAATTTTAAGTCATTGCTGGAACAACTTGCGAGTTTACGGGTGAAAGACGATTCTTCTCCAGGTAACGTGGGCCTGTTGACAAAAGGATATTCCTCAAAAAATGTCATAGACCACCCGGACTTTGATGAGTCCCTGCCCCTGAATTATGTTCCAGAGCACAAGCCGTTGATGCCAGTGAAGGACcactctgttcagaacaaccctgaTGCTACAAAAGAGACCAATTTTAAGTCATTGCTGAAGAGCACCCTGAAGATCAAACCCAGAGTCAACATATTGACTGACCCTTCTTACTCCGAGCCACTTGTGAAGGTGAACCTGATTTTGGGGCCCGTTTTCTATAGCTTCATCGTAATAGTGGTTCTCTATGAGGCTGTGAGAATCTCCAAGGAGGCTAGAAGGCGATCTGATGCTATTGCCACTGCTTGGCTCACTGAGGTTTGCGTCAATTAAGACTGAGGACTACTTCTTAAACCAAGTGATATTGAATAAAAGCTGCAGATATTAAATCTCCAAATGAGATCACATGGAGACTGCCACCTTTGAAGACTTCCATTGTTTGTTTATAATTTAATGTCTTTAGAATAGTAATAAAAATACATTGCATTTAAAACATATGTTTCAAGTTATTTTTggggtattttgatttgttgttgtactgttgtgttgtaaatgcaatatgcaacattatttaattgataaaataatatatttttcagagaaaaaaaataattaaacatTAAAGAGATTCTtctgtacttttgtatacttttttgccagtagttctgaaagtagcactcacgagccaaaagtgttcCCCGAGaattgcgtactacgtcacatatgtgcagatacagtgccttcagaatgtattcataccccttgacttaatccacattttgttgtgttacagcctgaattcaaaatggattaaatagattttttctcactatctacacaacatacagaaatatctaatttgcataagtattcacacccctgagtcaatacatgttataatcacatttggcagcaattacaggtgtgagtctttctaggtaagcctctaagagctttgcacacctcgaTTGTacgatatttgcacattattatttaaaaaaatcttcaagctctgtcaaattgattgttgatcattgctagacaaccatttaagtcttgccatatttcttattttatttgtttaaaaaaattaccccctttttctccccaatttcgtgatatccaattgcgatccaattacaatcttgtctcattgctgcaactccccaatgggctcgggagaggcgacggtcgagtaatgtagcctaaatatagcagactaaatagccttggtttctcaaatgactgcctcgcctggttcaccaactacttctcagatagagttcagtgtgtcaaatcggagggcctgttgtctggacctatggcagtctctatgggggtgccacagggttcaattcttgggccgacacttttctccgtgtatatcaatgatgtcgctcttgctgctggtgactctcagatccacctctacgcagacgacaccattttgtatacatctggcccttcattggacactgtgttaacaaacctccaaacgagcttcaatgccatacaacaatccttcagtagcctccaactgctcttaaacactagtaaaactaaatgcatgcttttcaatcgaacgctgctggcacccgcccacccgactagaatcaccactctcgacgggtctgaactagagtatgtggacaactacaaatacctaggtgtctggttagactgtaaactcaacttccagactcacataaagaatctccaatccaaagttaaatctagaatcggcttcctatttcgcaacaaagcctccttcactcatgctgccaaacatgccctcgtaaaactgactatcctaccgatccttgacttcggcgatgtcatttacaaaatagcctccaacactctactcagcaaattggatgtagtcaatcacagtgccatccgttttgtctccaaagccccatacactacccaccactgtgacctgtacgctcttgttggctggtcctcactacatgttcgtcgtcagacccactggctccaggccatctataaatcactgctaggcaaatccccgccttatcttagctcattggtcaccatagcagcacccacccgtagtctgcgctccagcaggtatatctcactggtcattcccaaagccaacacctcctttggccgccattccttccagttctctgctgccaatgactggaacgaattgcaaaaatctctgaagctggagactcttatctccctcaataactttaagcatcatttgtcagagcaccttaccgatcactgcacctgtacacagcccatctgaaattagcccacccaactacctcatccctatattgttatttatttagctcttttgcaccccagtatctctatttgcacataatctcttgcacatctagcattccagtgttaatactattgtaattattttgcactatagcctatttattgccttacctccataacttgctacatttgcacacactgtatatatatttttctgttgtatttttgactttatgttttttaccccatatgtaac is a genomic window of Coregonus clupeaformis isolate EN_2021a unplaced genomic scaffold, ASM2061545v1 scaf0282, whole genome shotgun sequence containing:
- the LOC123484355 gene encoding uncharacterized protein LOC123484355 isoform X2; amino-acid sequence: MAQLSQKGGLCNMKMLLLAVIFCLLSFVAANVLVSSEHKTLMPVKDHPILNNPDATKETNFKSLLEQLASLRVKDDSSPGNVGQLTKGYSSKNVIDHPDFDESLPLNYVPEHKPLMPVKDHSVQNNPDATKETNFKSLLEQLASLRVKDDSSPEHKPLMPVKDHSVQNNPDATKETNFKSLLEQLASLRVKDDSSPEHKPLMPVKDHSVQNNPDATKETNFKSLLEQLASLRVKDDSSPGNVGQLTKGYSSKNVIDHPDFDESLPLNYVPEHKPLMPVKDHSVQNNPDATKETNFKSLLEQLASLRVKDDSSPGNVGLLTKGYSSKNVIDHPDFDESLPLNYVPEHKPLMPVKDHSVQNNPDATKETNFKSLLKSTLKIKPRVNILTDPSYSEPLVKVNLILGPVFYSFIVIVVLYEAVRISKEARRRSDAIATAWLTEVCVN
- the LOC123484355 gene encoding uncharacterized protein LOC123484355 isoform X4; translated protein: MAQLSQKGGLCNMKMLLLAVIFCLLSFVAANVLVSSEHKTLMPVKDHPILNNPDATKETNFKSLLEQLASLRVKDDSSPEHKPLMPVKDHSVQNNPDATKETNFKSLLEQLASLRVKDDSSPGNVGQLTKGYSSKNVIDHPDFDESLPLNYVPEHKPLMPVKDHSVQNNPDATKETNFKSLLEQLASLRVKDDSSPEHKPLMPVKDHSVQNNPDATKETNFKSLLEQLASLRVKDDSSPGNVGQLTKGYSSKNVIDHPDFDESLPLNYVPEHKPLMPVKDHSVQNNPDATKETNFKSLLEQLASLRVKDDSSPGNVGLLTKGYSSKNVIDHPDFDESLPLNYVPEHKPLMPVKDHSVQNNPDATKETNFKSLLKSTLKIKPRVNILTDPSYSEPLVKVNLILGPVFYSFIVIVVLYEAVRISKEARRRSDAIATAWLTEVCVN
- the LOC123484355 gene encoding uncharacterized protein LOC123484355 isoform X1 — encoded protein: MAQLSQKGGLCNMKMLLLAVIFCLLSFVAANVLVSSEHKTLMPVKDHPILNNPDATKETNFKSLLEQLASLRVKDDSSPGNVGQLTKGYSSKNVIDHPDFDESLPLNYVPEHKPLMPVKDHSVQNNPDATKETNFKSLLEQLASLRVKDDSSPGNVGQLTKGYSSKNVIDHPDFDESLPLNYVPEHKPLMPVKDHSVQNNPDATKETNFKSLLEQLASLRVKDDSSPEHKPLMPVKDHSVQNNPDATKETNFKSLLEQLASLRVKDDSSPGNVGQLTKGYSSKNVIDHPDFDESLPLNYVPEHKPLMPVKDHSVQNNPDATKETNFKSLLEQLASLRVKDDSSPGNVGLLTKGYSSKNVIDHPDFDESLPLNYVPEHKPLMPVKDHSVQNNPDATKETNFKSLLKSTLKIKPRVNILTDPSYSEPLVKVNLILGPVFYSFIVIVVLYEAVRISKEARRRSDAIATAWLTEVCVN
- the LOC123484355 gene encoding uncharacterized protein LOC123484355 isoform X3, with the translated sequence MAQLSQKGGLCNMKMLLLAVIFCLLSFVAANVLVSSEHKTLMPVKDHPILNNPDATKETNFKSLLEQLASLRVKDDSSPGNVGQLTKGYSSKNVIDHPDFDESLPLNYVPEHKPLMPVKDHSVQNNPDATKETNFKSLLEQLASLRVKDDSSPGNVGQLTKGYSSKNVIDHPDFDESLPLNYVPEHKPLMPVKDHSVQNNPDATKETNFKSLLEQLASLRVKDDSSPEHKPLMPVKDHSVQNNPDATKETNFKSLLEQLASLRVKDDSSPEHKPLMPVKDHSVQNNPDATKETNFKSLLEQLASLRVKDDSSPGNVGLLTKGYSSKNVIDHPDFDESLPLNYVPEHKPLMPVKDHSVQNNPDATKETNFKSLLKSTLKIKPRVNILTDPSYSEPLVKVNLILGPVFYSFIVIVVLYEAVRISKEARRRSDAIATAWLTEVCVN